From the genome of Colletotrichum higginsianum IMI 349063 chromosome 4, whole genome shotgun sequence, one region includes:
- a CDS encoding Aminodeoxychorismate synthase has translation MTRPQILFLDAYDSFTNNIVSLLTTLLDADVHVLPIDTPLLDPKPSSSSSKSATDFHRELSRYHAVVCGPGPGSAENEADVGLMRCIWDLGDEKLLPVLGICLGFQSLVLSSGGGVRRLQRGLHGMVRTIQHEKPRPTCAEDIFAGVSEFEATLYHSLCADIGQDSISDAEWASRRWDAQDMAPELLPLAWVDEERDNGRERILMAVKHRSKPFWGLQYHPESICTQTAGHTVIRNWLREAMAWNSRSNRTVLSGGRFLARNAVKPSLLSEIRAAAQGGHAPVLAWTEMPTSLATVGLDCDYSHKTISLPANIKVPDIVEILKSGRTEHIILDSSNSSNMATGAADVRGRFSIIALDVEESLRIEHHVGDDFATARIPSIQGMPVDLMETIAFGQNENIWHLLSSFLEKRRITATGDLETPFRGGFMGYLTYEMGLRGIDVAVADDRGHQRPDLCFAWVTKSIVVDHARGLLHVQHLQKRKLNADFWIDSVVASLQTSRPWQSGKAAASDSDSSTVSTRPVIQVPDADDYEAKVSRCQDFIAAGESYELCLTDQTIITLPGRPEREQGPNSVQSGGQAPSKPAYVAPWKLYKTLRARQPAPFGSFIHLGGATLISSSPERFLEYDADGFCSMRPMKGTVRKSNDVATLAQAERILHVPKEEAENLMIVDLVRHDLHGVCGSGNVEVPHLMKVEEYATVFQMITIVNGRLPDPHHNGTAADRRHTGLDVLAASLPPGSMTGAPKKRSCELLHEIESHRERSLYSGVVGYMDVTGKGDWSVTIRTMFRWDDEVAPPAEGEMEPREVWHIGAGGAVTILSTPEGEREEMFTKLAGPLGVFAEA, from the coding sequence ATGACGCGACCTCAGATTCTGTTTCTTGATGCGTACGACTCCTTCACCAACAACATCGTCTCCCTTCTTACAACCCTGCTTGATGCCGATGTTCACGTCTTACCGATTGATACGCCATTGCTAGATCCAAagccgtcgtcttcgtcatccaAATCCGCCACTGACTTCCACCGGGAACTGTCGAGGTACCATGCCGTAGTCTGCGGACCTGGGCCCGGCTCTGCCGAAAATGAGGCGGATGTCGGGCTCATGAGGTGTATCTGGGACTTAGGCGATGAGAAGCTCCTCCCCGTCTTGGGAATATGCCTTGGTTTCCAGAGCCTCGTTCTCAGCTCCGGTGGGGGGGTGAGGAGGCTTCAGCGGGGGTTGCACGGGATGGTCCGTACCATTCAACATGAGAAGCCACGGCCGACTTGCGCCGAGGACATCTTTGCTGGTGTCTCTGAGTTCGAGGCGACCCTCTACCATAGCCTGTGCGCGGACATCGGGCAGGATTCCATCTCAGACGCCGAATGGGCAAGCAGGAGATGGGACGCGCAGGACATGGCCCCCGAGTTGCTCCCCCTGGCCtgggtcgacgaggagcgggACAACGGTCGCGAGAGGATCCTGATGGCCGTCAAGCATCGCAGCAAGCCGTTCTGGGGTCTCCAGTATCATCCGGAATCAATCTGCACGCAGACAGCAGGCCACACGGTCATCCGCAACTGGCTCCGCGAAGCAATGGCTTGGAACTCGAGGTCGAACAGGACCGTCTTGAGTGGAGGACGGTTCCTGGCGAGAAACGCCGTGAAGCCGAGTCTTCTTTCCGAGATCCGGGCCGCGGCGCAAGGGGGTCACGCCCCCGTGTTGGCGTGGACGGAGATGCCGACGTCTCTGGCGACCGTGGGGCTCGATTGCGACTACAGCCACAAGACCATCAGCCTTCCCGCCAATATCAAGGTGCCGGATATCGTGGAGATCCTGAAGAGCGGAAGAACGGAGCACATCATCCTGGACTCATCCAACTCGAGCAATATGGCAACTGGCGCCGCGGATGTGCGGGGCAGATTCAGCATCATCGCCCTGGATGTGGAAGAGTCCCTGCGTATCGAACATCACGTCGGAGATGACTTTGCCACGGCACGTATCCCTTCAATTCAGGGCATGCCTGTTGACCTGATGGAGACTATTGCATTCGGCCAGAATGAGAACATCTGGCACCTGCTTTCCAGCTTCCTCGAGAAGCGACGCATCACAGCAACAGGGGACCTGGAAACACCGTTCCGGGGCGGTTTCATGGGATACCTCACTTACGAGATGGGGCTCAGAGGAATCGATGTGGCGGTAGCAGATGACCGTGGACATCAGCGGCCTGATTTGTGTTTCGCCTGGGTCACGAAAAGCATCGTCGTGGACCATGCCAGGGGCCTCTTGCACGTCCAGCACCTGCAGAAGCGAAAGCTCAACGCCGACTTCTGGATCGACTCTGTCGTTGCATCGCTGCAGACGTCACGCCCCTGGCAGTCGGGCAAGGCCGCTGCCAGCGACTCGGACTCTTCGACAGTGTCGACCCGTCCGGTGATCCAGGTGCCCGACGCTGACGACTACGAGGCCAAGGTCTCTCGCTGTCAAGACTTCATCGCGGCCGGCGAGTCGTATGAGCTCTGCTTGACCGACCAGACGATAATCACGCTGCCGGGACGACCGGAGAGGGAACAAGGCCCTAACAGCGTCCAATCCGGTGGCCAGGCGCCCTCAAAACCAGCCTACGTCGCACCGTGGAAACTCTACAAAACCCTCCGTGCCCGTCAGCCAGCGCCCTTCGGTTCCTTTAtccacctcggcggcgcgacgCTCATCAGCAGCTCGCCCGAACGGTTCCTCGAGTACGACGCGGACGGCTTCTGCTCGATGCGCCCGATGAAGGGCACCGTCCGCAAGTCCAACGACGTCGCGACGCTGGCCCAGGCGGAGCGGATTCTGCACGtgcccaaggaggaggcggagaaCCTCATGATTGTGGACCTGGTCAGGCACGACCTGCACGGCGTTTGCGGGTCCGGGAACGTCGAGGTCCCGCACCTGATGAAAGTGGAGGAGTACGCGACGGTATTCCAGATGATCACCATCGTTAACGGGCGGCTGCCGGATCCTCACCACAACGGGACCGCGGCGGACCGGCGGCACACGGGTCTGGACGTGCTCGCGGCGAGCCTCCCGCCGGGCAGCATGACGGGCGCGCCGAAGAAGCGGAGCTGCGAGCTCCTGCACGAGATCGAGAGCCACCGGGAGCGGAGTCTGTACTCGGGCGTGGTGGGGTACATGGACGTCACCGGCAAGGGCGACTGGAGCGTGACCATTCGGACCATGTTCCGgtgggacgacgaggtcgcgccgccggcggagggCGAGATGGAGCCGCGGGAGGTCTGGCACATCGGGGCCGGCGGTGCCGTGACGATCCTGAGCACGCccgagggggagagggaggagatgTTCACCAAGCTGGCGGGACCCTTGGGGGTCTTTGCGGAAGCATGA
- a CDS encoding Mannosyl oligosaccharide glucosidase produces the protein MARLTQLAVVITLSLLNILGAQLVLAAEDGPGSASILTAEVGRLNNESLFWGPYKSNLYFGVRSRSPKSLWTGLMWSRVDNYQDVQQGFRYTCEQHEGLHGYGWDEYDARTGGVQSIHDEGNQIDITTSFVKVPGGANGGSWAARIKGVPREGAPADLKTMIHYYIAQEGTEGEIAFAGEGSPAGSDGDVTFAGTSPELGKYKLVVTKGEGKHPSSSHDLADKRHPDLTTVRSLTVPDEIQWQGKGVVFNLIQESVKYVQENYEMNEPPPAYLTYQIENKPGEGNTHVVQKMFEGAFEFDVIFSSASAGPELTSTDVTREIKSVTESFGERFSSIFNLKAPYTAAKYTRFAKSMFSNLLGGIGYFHGEQLIDRSYAPEYDEENEGFWEETAAARARKQQELEGPYELFTAVPSRPFFPRGFLWDEGYHLIPIADWDIDLTLEIVKSWFNTMDDDGWIPREQILGLEARSKVPEEFQVQYPHYANPPTLFLIIEGFMERLRKTNGSQPAEREHLGPAASLQTAHLDNVELGEDFLRRLYPFVRAQYDWFRKTQKGDLKTYDREAFSNKEGYRWRGRTETHILTSGLDDYPRPQPPHPGELHVDLMSWVGLMTKSLMNIADALGMREEVDEFKTTLNAIRRNLNDLHWSEKEGCYCDATIDAYEENTLVCHKGYISLFPFLVGLLEADDPKLGKLLDLLGDEEHLFSPHGLRSLSKQDEFYGTAENYWRSPVWMPINYMAVSQLRNIASLDGPYKAKAADLFTRLRKNLVDTVYNSWEETGFAWEQYNPETGEGQRTQHFTGWTSLVVKLMAMEEPGQTSSGHVRDEL, from the exons ATGGCTCGCCTAACGCAGTTGGCCGTCGTCATTACACTGTCCCTGCTCAACATCTTGGGTGCACAGCTGGTCCTTGCAGCCGAAGATGGTCCTGGCTCGGCTTCTATCTTGAccgccgaggtcggccgCCTCAACAACGAGAGTCTCTTCTGGGGCCCCTACAAATCCAACTTGTATTTTGGCGTTCGGTCGAGGTCTCCCAAAAGCCTGTGGACTGGATTGATGTGGTCCAGAGTCGACAACTACCAGGATGTCCAGCAGG GATTTCGCTACACTTGCGAGCAGCACGAGGGCCTCCACGGCTACGGATGGGATGAGTACGATGCCCGAACGGGCGGTGTCCAGTCTATACACGACGAGGGTAACCAAATTGACATTACAACCTCGTTTGTCAAGGTGCCTGGCGGGGCCAATGGCGGGAGCTGGGCGGCCAGAATCAAAGGTGTCCCGAGAGAGGGTGCTCCGGCCGACTTGAAGACTATGATTCATTACTACATCGCTCAGGAGGGCACCGAAGGAGAGATCGCCTTTGCTGGCGAGGGCAGCCCCGCAGGCTCTGATGGCGATGTCACGTTCGCGGGCACATCCCCTGAGCTTGGCAAGTACAAGCTCGTTGTCACCAAGGGAGAGGGCAAGCATCCCTCCAGCAGCCATGACTTGGCAGACAAGAGGCATCCCGACCTGACGACGGTGCGATCTCTTACCGTCCCCGACGAGATCCAATGGCAGGGCAAGGGCGTCGTCTTCAACCTCATCCAGGAAAGCGTCAAGTATGTTCAGGAGAACTACGAGATGAACGAACCGCCCCCGGCGTACCTCACCTACCAGATCGAGAACAAGCCCGGCGAAGGCAATACTCACGTTGTCCAGAAGATGTTCGAGGGAGCGTTCGAATTCGACGTCATCTTCTCGTCTGCTTCCGCCGGCCCCGAGCTCACCAGCACCGATGTGACTCGCGAAATCAAGTCCGTCACCGAGTCTTTTGGGGAGCGTttctcctccatcttcaaCCTGAAGGCCCCTTACACCGCTGCCAAGTACACAAGGTTCGCCAAGAGCATGTTCTCCAATCTACTCGGTGGCATCGGTTACTTCCACGGTGAGCAGCTCATCGACCGCTCGTACGCACCTGAgtacgacgaggagaacgaggGCTTCTGGGAGGAGACTGCCGCAGCTCGTGCCCGTAAGCAGCAAGAGCTGGAGGGTCCCTACGAGCTCTTCACGGCTGTCCCTTCCCGGCCTTTCTTCCCGAGAGGATTCCTTTGGGACGAGGGCTACCATCTCATCCCCATCGCCGACTGGGATATCGACCTGACTTTGGAGATTGTCAAGAGCTGGTTCAACaccatggacgacgatggcTGGATCCCGCGTGAACAgatcctcggcctcgaggctcGCAGCAAGGTCCCCGAAGAGTTCCAAGTCCAGTACCCGCACTACGCCAACCCTCCTACGTTATTCCTCATCATCGAGGGCTTCATGGAGCGCCTCCGCAAGACCAACGGCAGCCAACCCGCAGAGAGGGAGCATCTCGGTCCCGCGGCGTCTCTCCAGACTGCTCACCTGGACAACGTCGAGCTTGGCGAGGACTTCCTCCGAAGGCTCTACCCCTTTGTCCGTGCGCAGTACGATTGGTTCCGCAAAACCCAAAAGGGAGATCTGAAGACGTACGACCGCGAGGCCTTCTCCAACAAGGAGGGCTACAGATGGCGCGGTCGCACCGAGACCCACATCCTCACGAGCGGTCTGGACGACTACCCTCGCCCTCAGCCCCCTCACCCTGGCGAACTCCACGTCGATCTCATGTCCTGGGTCGGCCTGATGACCAAGTCCCTGATGAACATTGCGGACGCCCTTGGGATgagggaggaggtcgacgagtTCAAGACGACGCTGAACGCCATCCGCCGCAACCTCAACGACCTTCATTGgtcggagaaggagggcTGCTATTGCGACGCCACCATCGACGCCTACGAAGAGAACACCCTTGTCTGCCACAAGGGCTacatctccctcttccccttcttggTTGGTCTCCTGGAGGCCGACGACCCCAAGTTGGGCAAGCTTCTCGAtctgctcggcgacgaggagcacCTCTTCAGTCCCCATGGTCTGAGGAGCCTGAGCAAGCAGGACGAGTTCTACGGAACGGCCGAGAACTACTGGCGCAGCCCCGTGTGGATGCCTATCAACTACATGGCCGTCTCTCAGCTGAGA AACATCGCGTCGCTGGACGGCCCCtacaaggccaaggcggcggaCCTATTCACCCGCCTTCGCAAGAACCTTGTCGACACGGTCTACAACAGCTGGGAGGAGACGGGCTTCGCGTGGGAGCAATACAACcccgagacgggcgagggccAGCGCACGCAGCACTTCACGGGCTGGACGAGCCTGGTCGTCAAGCTCATGGCCATGGAGGAGCCTGGCCAGACCAGCAGCGGCCACGTTAGGGACGAGTTGTGA
- a CDS encoding Proteasome subunit alpha type, whose translation MFRNNYDNDSVTFSPQGRIFQIEYAAEAVKQGSVVVGIASKTHAVLVAIKRNAEELSSYQKKIFPVDEHSGIAIAGLTSDARVLSNFMKQQCLGHRMTYGRSMPLRTLVDMIGEKAQINTQVYGKRPYGVGLLVAGVDERGPHLFEFQPSGMTEEMVAFAIGARSQMARTYLERNIDAFESCSREELVRHGLKALKESLVQDRELTVENTSVGVVGFTEKDGLKEIQPFKLFDGQDVKEWLDSVAASESQGAGEEGGEGMEVDE comes from the exons ATGTTCAGAAACAATTACGACAACGACTCGGTAACATT CTCGCCGCAAGGCCGGATATTCCAGATCGAGTATGCAGCCGAAGCAGTGAAGCAGGGTTCCGTGGTAGTAGGCATCGCCAGCAAAACACACGCCGTCCTGGTAGCAATCAAG CGcaacgccgaggagctgTCCTCGTACCAGAAAAAGATATTCCCTGTCGACGAGCACTCGGGtatcgccatcgccggcctcaCCTCGGACGCCCGCGTCCTCTCCAACTTCATGAAGCAGCAGTGCCTCGGCCACCGCATGACGTACGGCCGCTCGATGCCCCTCCGCACCCTTGTCGACATGATTGGCGAAAAGGCTCAGATCAACACCCAGGTCTACGGCAAGCGGCCCTACGGagtcggcctcctcgtcgccggcgtcgacgagcgcgGGCCCCATCTCTTCGAGTTCCAGCCTAGCGGCATGACTGAGGAGATGGTCGCCTTTGCTATCGGCGCCCGCAGCCAAATGGCCCGCACCTACCTAGAGCGCAACATCGACGCCTTTGAGAGCTGCTcgcgcgaggagctcgtGCGCCACGGCCTCAAGGCCCTCAAGGAGAGTCTCGTCCAGGACCGCGAACTGACGGTTGAGAACACGAGTgtgggcgtcgtcggctttACCGAGAAGGACGGCCTCAAGGAGATCCAGCCCTTCAAGCTGTTCGATGGCCAGGACGTCAAGGAGTGGCTCGAcagcgtcgccgccagcgagagccagggcgccggcgaggaaggcggTGAGGGTATGGAGGTTGACGAAtag
- a CDS encoding Vacuolar protein sorting 55 yields MPTAGLKTIIALSFVLAVGFLLVILSCALWKVYYPLLVVATYVLAPIPNWICSRCANPDDFVEGSGAAVLDLGRFCTGFLVVMGIALPVVLAHSNLIQIEAMVMSIIGGLLIYGTIISFGMFFQEEQEF; encoded by the exons ATGCCGACCGCCGGGCTCAAGACCATCATTGCCCTCtccttcgtcctcgccgtcgggtTCCTTCTCGTCATCCTGTCGTGCGCCCTCTGGAAGGTTTACTAcccgctcctcgtcgtcgccacctACGTGCTGGCCCCGATCCCCAACTGGATCTGCTCGCGGTGCGCCAACCCGGATGACTTCGTCGAgggctccggcgccgccgtgctggaCCTCGGCCGCTTCTGCACCGGCTTTCTGGTGGTCATGGGAATCG CCCTCCCggtcgtcctcgcccactCTAACCTCATCCAGATCGAGGCCATGGTCATGTCGATAATCGGCGGTCTTCTCATCTACGGAACCATCATCAGCTTCGGCATGTTTTTTcaggaggagcaggagtTCTAA
- a CDS encoding Hypercellular protein, translating to MSLDSLLPIAPARVKALVLPLGQIRGDRFSSFIERLRPEHVVSLRDVSPDGRPNRNMFSPLAFPDGAVFYELITHIPPPSHLALSPFDFYREPLAVIAIADGDELNRVAFNKRQSGNAPTIAEQNIRTLYQELEDLRDRFGKALVHQVLIFDHTPSKENPIPMPEGLVAIPPPDDCKRTTLKTIMCDITSQLLAEMTTLAKSFEAMSFIESPGQSHSTRQANGAAWGADDTGSANKRNSQFNPGPQRSSSTSGLPDRQMHRMSMPVAPIKHNSAIVSSNSTPARPSTPVRSGLSNPPTTFDDLAAGLSTGSTTPDQVTRPGAGEHFRSESSDRVSVQGFGPGGLNDRWRAKGKGRVTILMGSLYLQAGRWPDALKELIDGATVARSINDHIWHGKALELVTITLLLLGWVKVEFQVPAICLPPQDKTTAAIFTALDAAITDPSQPKYIRNLQIVLPDLLERIVGLYSRISAEHLPPLPLAETTIRFSKILSALHLADGKLGERSYDTMIFGKLPSTPLTTSPRLIVVPNRQQIVTFLFRAFPSSSSELLTIADRVSILAGIASVLGPLGHHRKKAMVTRELVSVLISGLVEARTRGAADMGIHPAAGLVALNAANGHSNSAVALELGEGDVEQGIEAFLALLCKSYGIVGFDMKKQPSDDALSTEDSDAAVIDRIRGQAAARFFGFTSVKLNILRACINFSEALPDFNGVLKFSSDLLRTAGSGVAPGPRKEDASPVIARDEQVRLVTNISKTSNLSKRLGLNHLAAEYWDEFFVRGVALEPLPNTRIPVPHAKSTLPGAVTARTSQDVNPFIYNPFLKQANKAAADHILVADEPATFKVTLQNPYDVEVDVESLRLDTSGADFESSAESTIIGPYRTQILKVTGTPRGPGALKVTGAIIRVRGCRERRFPIFSQPWTPQADVKIKATGLPALESTISSDVRIGRPLKVEDVGLNVIPQQPIVIVKSTTLPQASVMVLEGERQVFSVTLQNLSRTTPVDFMLFSFQDSTQGPLQAGISNRDATPAELYEFEYILMKRQGLRRLNKKEPEKRYIAPGGTATFDFEILGKPGLTNAAIQIDYAHLGMPPEEVKEQFHTRQVSLQLTVTVNASVELARLDVLPLSGPVPQPLLSLTNLESKSDPATLAEEYCLLSMDLRNAWPNSMEVQLDGEDGVVIEEHILPGNVNRVIVPLRRIYLQDPHASIPALNPSRQRQFVVSTSKITPDMERSNREAFWYRERILDTLTARWKTVSGPKRSGYIDLRGIRLSPRMMDAIRIDDIGIDISIENPSKKGLSGTAKGSILVDDFVQIKVGITNRSAQPVYPMLRLMPALCHRPLNVALDFTRKFAWNGTLQQALPLLAAKSSIEVEMQAMALCRGEFEIGASVEEYQIWQEPKAAKDEEEAKGGRQRSDTQTMLDAIMGAKERRIWHSRQACVVKVKDHD from the exons ATGAGCTTGGACTCGCTGTTACCAATCGCTCCCGCGAGAGTGAAGGCATTGGTTCTGCCCCTTGGCCAGATCAGAGGCGATCGTTTCTCGTCCTTCATTGAGCGCCTGCGGCCCGAACATGTCGTCTCCTTGCGGGATGTTAGCCCTGACGGGCGGCCGAACAGAA ATATGTTCTCGCCCTTGGCTTTCCCCGACGGCGCTGTATTTTACGAACTTATAACCCATATACCCCCACCGTCGCACCTCGCCCTATCGCCGTTCGACTTCTACCGCGAACCCCTCGCAGTCATCGCGATCGCCGACGGTGACGAACTGAACCGCGTCGCATTCAATAAAAGACAATCCGGCAATGCGCCCACCATTGCCGAACAGAACATCAGAACCTTGTACCAGGAATTGGAGGACCTGAGAGACCGCTTCGGGAAAGCCCTTGTCCACCAGGTGCTCATTTTCGACCATACGCCCTCTAAGGAGAACCCAATTCCCATGCCCGAGGGACTTGTCGCCATACCGCCTCCGGACGATTGCAAGAGGACAACCTTGAAGACAATAATGTGCGACATAACCTCGCAGCTCCTGGCTGAAATGACAACCCTGGCCAAATCGTTTGAAGCAATGTCCTTCATTGAGTCCCCCGGCCAGTCTCACTCGACGAGACAAGCGAACGGTGCAGCATGGGGTGCAGATGACACAGGGTCCGCCAATAAGAGGAACTCGCAGTTCAACCCAGGCCCTCAGAGATCGAGCTCAACCAGTGGCTTGCCAGACCGCCAAATGCACCGTATGTCGATGCCAGTCGCGCCCATCAAGCACAACTCAGCTATCGTATCAAGCAACTCGACACCAGCTCGACCTTCGACCCCGGTGAGAAGCGGGCTGTCGAACCCGCCGACCACGTTTGATGACCTGGCCGCTGGCCTCAGCACCGGGTCCACGACCCCTGACCAGGTTACACGACCGGGTGCTGGGGAACACTTCAGGTCGGAAAGCTCAGATCGAGTTTCGGTGCAGGGTTTTGGTCCCGGGGGTCTCAACGACCGCTGGAGGGCCAAAGGAAAGGGCAGAGTGACGATCCTCATGGGATCCTTGTACCTCCAAGCTGGACGGTGGCCCGATGCCCTGAAGGAACTTATTGACGGTGCAACCGTCGCTCGGTCAATCAACGACCACATCTGGCATGGCAAAGCACTAGAGTTGGTTACCATCACCCTGCTGCTCCTGGGATGGGTCAAGGTCGAGTTTCAAGTCCCGGCGATATGTCTGCCTCCGCAGGACAAAACCACGGCTGCCATTTTTACTGCGCTAGATGCAGCAATAACCGATCCAAGCCAGCCCAAGTACATCCGGAATCTTCAAATCGTGCTCCCAGATCTTCTGGAGCGCATTGTCGGGCTGTACTCAAGAATATCAGCTGAGCACCTGCCacccttgcccttggccgaAACCACCATTCGATTCAGCAAGATTTTATCCGCATTGCATCTTGCCGACGGAAAGTTGGGAGAGCGATCCTATGACACGATGATATTTGGCAAGCTGCCTTCGACTCCCCTGACGACTTCTCCCAGGTTGATTGTCGTCCCAAATCGACAACAAATCGTCACTTTCCTCTTCCGCGCATtcccctcgtcatcgtcagaGCTTCTCACCATTGCAGATCGTGTTTCGATCCTGGCAGGAATTGCATCTGTTCTTGGACCTCTGGGCCACCATCGCAAGAAGGCCATGGTCACCAGAGAGCTGGTGTCAGTTTTGATCAGcgggctcgtcgaggcccgCACTCGAGGTGCTGCAGACATGGGCATACATCCGGCCGCAGGTCTTGTGGCTCTGAACGCCGCCAATGGACACAGCAACAGCGCAGTGGCTCTTGAGCTTGGGGAGGGCGATGTGGAGCAGGGGATCGAGGCCTTCCTGGCTCTTCTGTGCAAGTCGTACGGTATCGTGGGCTTTGATATGAAGAAGCAGCCATCAGATGACGCGCTGTCTACCGAAGACTCGGACGCCGCAGTCATTGATAGAATTCGGGGGCAGGCGGCCGCGAGGTTTTTCGGGTTCACCAGCGTCAAACTGAACATCCTGAGAGCATGCATCAACTTTTCTGAAGCATTGCCTGACTTCAATGGCGTATTGAAGTTCTCAAGTGACTTGCTTCGTACAGCCGGGTCTGGGGTAGCCCCCGGTCCTCGCAAGGAGGACGCATCGCCGGTCATCGCTCGAGACGAGCAGGTCCGTCTGGTCACAAACATATCCAAGACGTCGAATTTGTCAAAAAGACTGGGCTTGAACCACTTGGCCGCAGAATACTGGGATGAGTTTTTTGTCCGCGGTGTCGCTTTGGAGCCATTGCCAAACACGCGGATTCCGGTCCCTCACGCAAAGAGCACGCTTCCTGGGGCCGTCACAGCGAGAACATCTCAGGATGTTAACCCATTCATCTACAATCCGTTTTTGAAGCAGGCCAACAAAGCGGCTGCCGATCACATACTCGTTGCAGACGAACCGGCGACTTTCAAGGTCACTCTGCAAAACCCATacgatgtcgaggtcgacgttgaGAGCCTCCGGCTGGACACTAGCGGTGCAGACTTTGAGTCCAGCGCCGAAAGCACCATCATCGGGCCTTACCGAACCCAAATACTCAAGGTCACCGGAACACCAAGGGGCCCTGGTGCCCTGAAGGTAACGGGTGCTATCATCCGCGTCCGTGGATGTCGGGAGAGACGATTTCCCATCTTCAGCCAGCCATGGACACCGCAGGCAGATGTAAAGATCAAGGCTACTGGGCTCCCAGCTCTTGAAAGTACCATCTCCTCCGATGTTCGTATCGGCAGGCCGCTCAAGGTAGAGGATGTGGGGTTGAATGTCATTCCTCAGCAGCCGATTGTCATTGTCAAATCAACGACACTTCCGCAAGCTTCTGTCATGGTGCTCGAAGGAGAAAGACAAGTGTTCTCTGTCACGCTGCAGAACCTCTCCAGAACGACACCCGTAGACTTTATGCTTTTCTCATTCCAGGACTCCACACAAGGACCGCTGCAAGCAGGAATCAGCAACCGAGATGCTACGCCGGCCGAGTTGTATGAGTTCGAGTACATTCTCATGAAGCGGCAAGGTCTTCGAAGGTTGAACaagaaggagcctgagaagAGATACATTGCCCCGGGAGGCACCGCCACGTTTGACTTTGAAATCCTCGGTAAACCTGGGTTGACGAACGCTGCCATCCAGATCGACTACGCCCATCTCGGGATGCCGCCGGAAGAGGTGAAGGAGCAGTTCCACACTCGGCAAGTATCTCTGCAATTGACGGTGACTGTCAACGCCAGCGTCGAGCTTGCGAGACTCGATGTCCTCCCTCTCAGTGGCCCTGTGCCTCAGCCGCTACTCAGCCTCACGAATCTGGAGTCAAAGTCCGATCCTGCCACACTGGCGGAAGAATACTGCCTGCTCTCTATGGATCTACGCAACGCCTGGCCGAACAGCATGGAAGTGCAGCTAGATGGCGAAGACGGTGTTGTGATCGAGGAACACATTCTCCCGGGCAACGTGAATCGCGTCATTGTCCCTCTACGACGCATATACCTCCAAGATCCTCACGCTTCGATCCCGGCTCTCAATCCGTCAAGACAGCGACAGTTCGTCGTAAGCACCAGCAAAATCACGCCAGACATGGAGCGCTCGAACAGGGAAGCATTCTGGTACAGGGAGAGGATACTGGATACTCTCACAGCCAGGTGGAAGACAGTGTCCGGTCCGAAGCGGAGTGGCTACATCGACCTCCGAGGCATCAGACTCTCTCCCCGCATGATGGACGCTATCAGGATTGACGACATTGGTATCGACATCTCCATTGAGAATCCGAGCAAGAAGGGCCTGAGTGGGACTGCCAAGGGGTCTATCCTTGTCGACGATTTCGTCCAAATCAAGGTCGGCATCACAAACCGGTCGGCTCAGCCAGTGTATCCAATGTTGCGGCTCATGCCGGCTCTGTGTCACCGTCCCCTGAACGTTGCCTTGGACTTCACGCGGAAATTTGCCTGGAACGGCACCTTGCAACAGGCGCTCCCCCTCCTGGCGGCCAAGTCCAGCATCGAAGTGGAGATGCAGGCGATGGCGCTTTGTCGTGGAGAGTTCGAGATAGGGGCATCGGTCGAAGAGTACCAAATCTGGCAAGAGCCAAAAGCAGCgaaggacgaagaggaggcgaAGGGGGGCCGGCAGCGATCGGATACTCAGACGATGTTGGATGCCATCATGGGCGCGAAGGAGCGGCGCATCTGGCATTCGAGGCAGGCCTGCGTCGTCAAGGTGAAGGATCACGACTAG